Proteins encoded in a region of the Dasypus novemcinctus isolate mDasNov1 chromosome 24, mDasNov1.1.hap2, whole genome shotgun sequence genome:
- the SDC4 gene encoding syndecan-4 yields the protein MAPARQLALLLLLLVGVSVAAAESIRETEVIDPQDLLEGGYFSGALPDDEDVGAPGQEPDDFELSGSGDLDDSDTFPEVIQTLKPLDNHIPEKAGPGSRTSTEPKDLEEPEENEVIPRKISPFEGDENVSNEVSMSSTSQGSSIFERTEVLAALIAGGTVGLLFAVFLVLLLVYRMKKKDEGSYDLGKKPIYKKAPTNEFYA from the exons ATGGCCCCCGCCCGCCAGCTCGCGCTGCTTCTGCTGCTCCTCGTGGGCGTCTCTGTCGCCGCCGCGGAGTCG ATCCGAGAGACTGAAGTCATCGACCCCCAGGACCTCCTAGAAGGTGGCTACTTCTCGGGAGCCCTGCCAGACGACGAGGATGTGGGGGCACCCGGGCAGGAGCCCGATGACTTTGAGCTGTCCGGCTCTGGAGATCTGG ATGACTCCGATACCTTCCCTGAAGTGATCCAAACCTTG AAGCCTCTGGATAACCACATCCCTGAGAAGGCTGGGCCTGGGAGCCGCACCTCCACTGAACCCAAGGACCTGGAGGAACCGGAGGAAAACGAGGTCATCCCCAGGAAGATCTCGCCCTTTGAAGGGGACGAGAATGTGTCCAACGAGGTGTCCATGTCCAGCACGTCCCAGGGCAGCAGCATCTTTGAGAGAACAGAGGTCCTGGCAG CTCTGATTGCGGGTGGCACCGTGGGCCTTCTCTTCGCCGTGTTCCTGGTCCTGCTGCTGGTGTACCGCATGAAGAAGAAGGACGAGGGCAGCTACGACCTGGGCAAGAAGCCCATCTACAAGAAGGCCCCCACCAACGAGTTCTACGCGTAA